The following nucleotide sequence is from Chlorogloeopsis sp. ULAP01.
ATCATCACCCACATAAAGAAGATGACAATCAGCGCCATCCACAGCAAGCCATACTCGTAACGCGAACCGATTCTTGGGGTAAACAGTACTGAACCAGAGCCTACGGAAGAAATCATCCAAATCAAACCAGGGCCATACCATTTTAGGCGGTTCCATCCTTTGGGAGGTTTGGGGGAGTGCGATCGCACTTGTACTTGTTGGCGTTCCCTAAGTTGTGTCATGGTTGCAGTTTCAAGGAATCGTTTTACTAGCTTAAAAAAGGCAGGAGGCACAGAGAAGTTGGAGCGGCTTCCTCCGAAAGCGTTGCTCCTCCGAAGGAGGCTCCAAACTTCGGAGAGGCAGGAGGTAGAAGGAAAGAAATGACTGTTAATGATTGACTAATAACTCTTAACTGTTGATTGAAACAGATAGACTTTTTGCAGATATGCCATGAGCTTATTGACATCAGCACCTTGGCAACGATAACCGATATAGCCGTCTGGGCGAATCAAGTAAAGGCTTGCACTAGAAGCACCATAACTTCGGTGACACTCGCCTTGAGGATCAAGGAGTATTGAACCTTGCCATTGTAAATCTTTTGGTATTTCCGTGCCAATAAGCACTATATGTACAGTTATGACATAAGGAAATTTACTTTCAATTTCCTGAGCCATTTGAGCCACACTAGTATAGCTGGGAAGCTTACCACCAAACAACAGCAGATGGTGCTGCGTATCAGCTAATACATGATATAAACGCTGCTGTCCCTTATCCGTTTGCACCAATACATCAGGAGCGCGATCGCCTGCTTTTGGGCTTCTGCTCAACCAAGAAAGTGGATAGCCATCTTGAACTATGGGACTATTGCGATAGTTCACATTTAACTCAGACAAAGTATTGGTAATGCGTTGTTGAACTGGAGCAAAACTGGTAGCAAAACTAGCTAGATGCCTACGTAAAAACTTGATCGTAGGATTGCTTTGAACTATCGCTCGTGTAGCCCATTCCGTGCTGAGTAATAAAAACTTAGAGACTGGCTCACGTTCAGCTTGATATGAATCGAGTAAATGAATTGGTGCTTGATTTTTGATAACTAGGGCTAGCTTCCAAGCTAAGTTGTAGGCATCTTGCAAACCAGTATTCATACCTTGCCCACCAACTGGGCTATGAGAAGCTAAGGCATCACCTGCAACAAATACACGTCCTGCACGGCACTTGTCAACTATCCTTTGCCGAATACTAAATTTGCTTGTCCAGGTAGGATCGCCTAAAGTAGCTTGCAAACCACAGCGATCGCTTGTGAGTTGCTGAAAAATTTGTAACTCAGGATTTTCAGGTAATTCAATATCTGGAGGGACATTAGCAATGATTCGCCAATTGTTTTCTCCTGGTAGGGGAAAAGCTGCTAAAACACCACTTGAACTGAAAAAAACTTGGATATTGTCGGGCGAAAGCTGCCAATCACTCTTTAAATCTGCAAGGACAAACGTAGCTTGGATATCTATACCTTGATAGCCCAAACCAGCTGGCTTGCGAACGCTGCTGTGTGCGCCATCACAACCTATTAACCAAGCTGCTCGACAGCTTTCTTCTTGTCCATCCGGATGGCAGAGTGTCGCTGTGACACCTTCCCTATCCTGTTCCAAGGTAGTAAAACTGACAGGACGTTCAATATGTACATCAAGGCTCTCTACCAACTGTGCCAGGATACGTTCAGTCTCCGACTGCGGCAGGCTGAGAACAAAGGGGAAAAAAGAATCTATTTTGTCTATACTGATATGGGCAAAACGTTTGCCATCATCATGAATATTAGCTCCGTAAATCTTACAACCACAATCAATTGCTTCTTCAACAATACCTAGCTTGTCAAATATTTCCAGAGTCCGGGCAAAAACTGCAAGTGCTTTACTAGTTGTGGAAGGTTGTGGTTGCTTGTCAATCAGACGTGGTTTGATGCCATGCCGAGCCAATTGCGCAGCTAAAAGCAAGCCTGTTGGCCCCGCTCCTACGATTAATACATCAAGCGACATAAAGTACCTCCCTGATGTTAATTCCCAGTAAATTAACTTAGACGCATGGCAACAACTAACTTTGAGATCTTGCCCCTACTAACGCCGTAAAAATAACTGCGTAATATAGTAGGTGTTTCCATCTCGCCAAACTCCCACACCTGTTTCCGTAAAGTATGGACGCATAATATTTGCTCGATGTCCTGGACTTTTCAACCAACCATCAACCGATATTTCCACCGGTTGGGAAATATTTCTACCTTTAAACAGATTCTCTCCTACCACCCAGTAAGAAATACCTCCAGCACGTACTCGCGTTTCCACAGTGCTGCCATCAGCTCCTGTATGACTAAAAAAGTTTTTTTCTGCCATTTGTCGGCTGTAGTTCCGGGCAACATCTGCTAACCTTTCGTTATTTTGGAGAGGCTTAAGTCCGTTCTGTTCACGTACTTGGTTAATGCTTTGGCGCACTCCTGCCTCGATTTCTGCGGTTTTAGCGGTTTGAACGGGAATTGAGGGCTTTGCAGGCTGCTGTGTTGGAATTTCCACTCTTGGCAAGGGTGGTAAATATTCCAGTGCTTGTTCGCATCCTGTCGTCAAAAGTGTGATCGCTATCCCAGCTACCCTAGCAATCCAATACTTTCGGAAAGTAGTCATCAGTCATTAATCATGGTGCAATATACTATTTGTCATTGCTCAAAAGTGATAAGTTCCCTTTATAGATGAGCTATTGACTAACTTGTTTAATATCTCTCAATTAATATCGGACTCTGTGCTGAGAATGTTTTCGTTGCGGTTTCCCTAAATCAGCGATCGCCCCCAAAAAGTATAAAGTATTATCTGCAAAGCGATCGCCAGTTGTCCGATGTGTAGAATCTTGAAGATTACGCAAGCCGTGTAAATCTAGAAAACTAAATCCTACCTTAGAGAAAAAGGGAAGTACGCAAAACAAAAAAGTATCTATAGTCTGATTTACCCAACCAAAACCACTAGGCCCTATAATCCAGACAATTGGATAACCAATCCAAAATACTGTAAAGTAAGTGACAAGCTTGTTGTATAAGTTTGATAATTCCAGACCTTGGGTTTTAGTCTTAGCACGCAATGGCACCCAAATACCCCAAAGAACAATGAGAAAGGCGAAAACTCCACAGATATACCACAGATACCTCACCCAATTTCGTTCCGATAAATCCGCAATCAGCCCACTCGTAATCACAACTACCTGAGTACTCATCAAAAAGCCGATGAGTGTCCAATCTTTGCGAATATATTGCATTGCTGTCCAGGAGAGAGCCAGCAACAGTAACGGTGTAGTGACAATCCAATCAACGTAGCGAGCATAATGTGCAACTTGCCCCGCAGCTTCAACTTTACCTTGACCTAAGGCCATTGCCATATAAGCAAGTCCTGACCAAATCGGGATCAATATAGCAACAAGATACTCATACTGGGGAACACCGCGCGGATTACGACTTAATGACCAAAAATGTAATGCTCCAATTGCCATTAGAGCAACATAAATCCAATGAAAGATATCCTGCAATTCCATAAGGCTATCTCGGTAGGATAAGTAAGTTACAAAAAGAAGACAGCTTACAATCTGAGCATGACAAGCAAATGTGACTGGAAAGTGATTACTTAATTCACAATCACAATTTAGGAATATATATCTCTCTTTAGGAATATTTATGCCTCTACTCAAGCTTGGCTAGCTAATGCTGTCCTTGGATTTCTTCTACATCAAACAGGCTAATCAACACTCCCGCAATCGGAATTGATAGAAACACTCCTACTAACCCTGCAACTCTTGCTCCAACTAATAATGCAAAAAACATAAACACTGGATTCATATTGATTGAACCTTGCATAATTCGTGGCATGAGTAAATTTTCTTCTACCTGCTGGAGCAAAATACAACCTACTAATACTTGCAGGCTTAACCAAATTCCTTGAGGTAAGATAATTAGACAAACAAGAGTAATTCCAATTGTGGCTCCGATTCCAGGAATTAAATCAAATACACCTGCAATTGCAGCCAAAATTAAAGCATAAGGTAATTGCAAAATTATAAATATAATAAATGTTGAAACTCCAAAGAATATAGATAATAGTAATCGTCCCCAAAAGAAACCTAAAAAATTGCGTTGAATTGCTACAGTTATTTTTTCACGGCTATGAACTGGAAAAATTTTTAGAATTAATTTCCAGATTCTCTTACCATCTAGTAACATGAAAAAAGCTACAACAGCTATTATAATTAAGTCGACAAAATTAGTTAATAAAACTTGAACGGTGGTAAAACCAGTTCCAATCATAGCTAAAGCTTGATTGCGTATTTCTTCTTCAAATGCATTAAAATCTACTTGAAAATTCCACTTGCTTAAAAGATTTTGTAATTGTTCTAACTGGGAAATTACAACCTCTATAAATTGTGGGGCTTGATCCACCAACTGTTGCGCTTGAGATAAGATAGAAAAACCTAGCGTAGCTATCAAACCTGCCAAAATTAATAAGCTCAATAAAAAAACAATAATAACTGCGATCGCGTGAGGTAAAAAACGCTCAATCCACTTGACCGGATAATTTAGTAAAAACGCTATAATCGCGGCAAATATAAAAATAACCAGCACTTGTTCAAAATAAGCCAAAACCTGGACAATTGCCCAACCAAGAGCAAACAGTAACACATAGCGAACTAGCTTGGCATTGCTCAATTGCTCCCAGAATTTGTTTATGTTTGGCTCATTTGTTTCATTCATAAATAGTTTAAATTAATTTACAAATAAAGTTAATCTAAAATCGTCATTAGTAGTGGTTAGTTTATTTATATATTTCGTCAGTAAGCTGAGAAAATTCTTCTACCTGTGGTGACGGTTTCTTTGGGAAGATTTCTGCGATCGCTGTTGCTCGTGCGAAATATGTACAGCATAATCAGACGGTACGATAGGAGAGCCACGCTGTTTAGCATAAACCTTGGTAAATTCTGCTCCTAAAAAGAGAATGTGAGCAGCATAAAATATCCAAGTAATTATGATTACAAAGGAACCTGCTACTCCATAGGCAGAGCCAAAATTAGTTTGACTGAGAAATAATCTGAAGAAAAATTGTCCGGCTAGAAACAGAAGTGCGGTAATGGCTGCACCAACAACAGTATCACGCCAGGCAATTTCAACATCGGGGAGAATGGTATACATTAGGACAAATATCAGTGTTGTTGTTCCAAAAGAAACCAAAAAGCTAATAATTTGCCACAAATAACCAAAACCGGGAACTAATTCATTCAAAAAATTAACTAATGCTATTAATATTGTATTACCGATAAAAGAAAGTAGTAACAATAATGCAATGACCAATACCATCGCAAAAGATAATAGGCGTTTACGTATAAAATGTAGGAGATGCCTTTTTGGATCTGCCTTTACCTCCCAAATTCTATCCAATGCATCTTGAATTTGTGTAAAAACTCCAGTAGCGCCAAATATCAAAAAGCCAAGATTGAATAAAAGCCGAAATGTTCCTCCTGTAGCATCGGCTCTAAAATTAGCTATTGCTGTTGCAATTAATTCTGCACCTTCCTCACCCACCAGCCCAGATAGTTGACTAATAAGCTGTTCTTTTGCTGCACTTTCTCCATAAATTGTTCCCACAATCATAATGATTATGACCATTAATGGAGCGAGGGAGAATACCGTGAAATAAGCTAAAGAAGAAGCTAAAAGTGATACTTCATTAAACTGCCATTCAGAAGCTATTTCTTTTAACAGTCGCCAAACTTTTCTCAAAATCGACATATTTTAGAATTAAAAATTCACAATATAAATTTATTTAGAGAATTCTGAATTAACTTGATGGTGATTATTCCTTGGTAGTTGATTGCGAAATTTTATTGTATAAATTTCAGTTGGCATTTCAATTTTTGCCTGCTGTAATGCCTCTTTAATTGCTTGAGCAATCAAAGAAGTAGTTTCTAAAAAAGGTAATCTACGGGAGTTCACCCAACATCGCACTTCTATATTGACTGTACTTGCAGCCAACTCTCGGATTAAAACTTCTGGTTTTGGTTCTGCTTCAACTCCTCTAACTTGTAAAACAGCATCGTTAATAATTTGTTTGGCGGTTGTAATATCTGCACTATAACCAATACCGACCATAATTGAATTACGACGAATGGTAGAAGATGTATTATTGGTAATAATGGCGCTAAAAACTTCTTGATTAGGAATATAGACAACACGCCCATCGTAGGTTTTTATTGTTGTAGCTCGCAGTTGAATTTGAGTAACAGTACCTTCAATTTCTTTAATGACAATCTGATCTCCTAATCGAAATGGACGAGAGGCAAGCAGAATAATGCCAGAAAAGTAGTTACTTAAAATATCACGTAAACTAAAGCCAATTGCAACACTCGTTAAACCTAGTGTTCCCAGCAAGGTGGTAAAGTCGAGTCCCAAGACTCCCAAAGCAACAATTGTACCTATTACCCATATAATGCCGTATACCAAGCGACTTACCAAGATTTTTGAGTTGTGATCTACTTCCCACTGTCGCGAGCCAAATAGGGTAAGACGGCGTACACTAATAGCAATTATCCAAGTTGCAATCACAGCTAACAGTGCACCCAAAAAAGATGGTAGGTTGTCTATGCTATCTCGCTGGAACTGACGCACAGTAACAAATAGACGTTGTCCGACATCAATTGCTAAGGGTGGTTGCTTAAATGCCTGGTTTAATTGAGAAGCCCACTGCTGGGCAAGCGCTTCGACTGGCAAGTTAAAATCTTGAGCATCCTGTTGGGTAACAGTCATTAAAACCCGATTGCTCACTTGTAAAGTAGCGATACCCCGCGATGGATCTGGCACAACAATAACATCTCTACCAATTTGAGGTTGTGCCAAAATACCTGCGATGCGACGGTTAATAATTTGTGCTCGTTGTATAGCACTAACATCTCCAACACTACCAACTTGAAATATAGGCTGTCCTCTAACGACTATATCAGCAAAGAACAATCCATCTGGTGAGAGTGTCTCAGTTTCAGGGAGTTGGGGTGTAACGGGTATAGGTGGTACTTCCTGTGTTAATCCCCTCCCAAGGGGTAGTAGTAATATGTTTGTGAATACTACTACTACCATCAACGCAGTAAATCTGCGTTGTTTACGAGTTAATCGAGTAACCACCATACTTTAATAACGCAATATGGCAGCTATTGGTTTATCTCCCGGTACTTGCTCTGGACTAACAGCAAAGACTGTACCACCATTAAGAAGTGTATGCAGCGCGGCAAAATCCATCAAGTCTTCGTCACCTGTTTCTTGTTCAGGGTGTACTTGTACCCGATTTGTGCTGGGATTAAAGTGTCCCCACTTTTGTTGTCCAACTGGTACAAATAAAGACTCTACTCTTTGGTAGTAAGCAGCAGTAACGACTTCTTGAATACTACTAGCAGTTTTTCCTGTTCCTAGTAAAGCTTGGTAGCTAGCAATTGCTTCCTGCTGTGCTTCTTCAAAGTAAGGCTGTACAATCTGCCATGCCTGTGAATGTAATTCCTCTGCTTTGAGTTCGTCTGGGTTGCCAGCGATGCCTTCATCGATGAGATTGGGATAGGAGTTGGCTTGCTTGTAGATAGGTAGAAGATAGTCAACGCCTGCTAAAACCAGAGGCGATCGCTGATTTTTTAGCAACTCTTGCAAGCCGTCATCTATCTTGCGAAAGTAGCGTAGCAGGTTGTCTTTCCTGTCGTCGTTGCCAGCACCATGCCCGTGAAATATAGCAGCGCGATCGCCACCACCACCTTGGGATGTACCTGTGTGGAACTGGAGACTTTTTTCGGGATCGTCGTACTTTAGTGCCTCAGCAATACTGGTAGGTACGTTTTCTAACTCTACTTCACTTACACTATAGCGGGTGCTTTGAAATAATCTCACCTGATTTTGACTCAGCGCTAGGATATAGAACAATCCATCACCTGTAAGCAAGGATATTAAAGGTTTAAGATGAAAGCGGTCAGTAACAACGACTAATTCTTGAAAATCAACAGGTACACAGTAGTAACTAAAAAAGTTGTTAGAAATGAACATTGCTAGTCCATCGCTTTGGTGCTGCCAAAACTCGTATTCATCTAACTCTTGGGCTGGCTGCAACAAGTCTCTGACATCTTGAGGACGAAGCCCACTCTCTACTAACTTCTCCTCAGCTTCCCGGATTAAATTTTTAAAACGAATTGGGTTTTGTAGTGTCTCTGTCGACATTTTATAAGTCGGCATATAGATAGAAACACAAGTGTGATTTGATTGTGCAGTTAAAATTGCTAATTCATCAATGGAAAATAAGTTCATAATTCTCCTGGAAATAGGAACTAGGGGCTTTTTGTTGACTCCATTTTTGGAATAATCGAAGTATCGCGCTCTGGTGTTATTCCGCTCAGAACTAAAGTACCCTGTGGGAAGCCGCCTCTGGCGTCTACTGGGCTAATAGCATAAGTCCACTTCTAGGACTGAAATTTTTGTTGAGTCTACTTCGGTATAATTTAGCTGTGAGCCAGAGAATCAATTCTCTGGCGCCATAGCAACGAAGCGAGAGATTTACAAAGATGTAGATAAGGCAAGGGCTAGGAAACAGAGGATTTCACAAATTCTTTGTGTGATTAAATTACTGAGCGAAAAATCTAAGTATGAGCTTGCCACTAGCAGCGAATGCCTACGGTAAGCTATGCGATCGCTCGCAAATAAAGATATTGAAATTTAAGTTGAAATTCTAGTTCAGCAAACACTCTGCTATGGCGCTTTTACTGGCAGTAATATTATGTCAAATATGTCAAAAAAATTACTCCTTAAGCTGACCAAGCTTCTCGGAAGTCTGCATACAGCGTTAGCCCACCGTCAATAAACAGGGTTTGTCCGGTGATGTATGCCGCTTCATCTGATGCTAAAAATGCTACTGCTGCTGCCATTTCTTCGGAAGTACCAGCACGTCCCATCGGAATGTGACTTTCTACAACAGCCTTCTTTTCGGGATCGTCAGTCCAAGCTTCATTAATGGGTGTAATTGTCGCACCTGGTGCGATGGCGTTAACACGAATACCTCGGTTGGCGTATTCCAGTGCTAGAGTTTTAGTCAGATTTTCCATTCCTCCTTTACTGATGGAATAGGTGACATACATTGGTCTGGGTATAATCTCATGAACACTGGAAACATTGATAATTACCCCAGAACGATTCTGAGCAAGTAGGTGCTTAATAGTTTCACGGGCGCAGAGGTAAGAACCTCGGAGGTTTACTGCCAGTACTTGATCGAACTCGCTAGTTGGAATTTCATGGGAGGGACTTTCAATTTGAATCCCGGCATTGTTAACCAAAATATCTAAACTGCCGAACTTTTCGATTACAGTGTTTACCATGCTGATGATGTCTTCTTCATTGGAAACATCACCTTGAACTAGTAGAGACTTAACACCACAATTTTCGATATCGCCACACGCCTTTTGCATTGCCATGTCTTCGGTTTCTTCGGCTCCCGCAGGGCTTTTGCGGTAATTGATGGCGATGTTGCAACCCTCTTGGGCAAGACGAATGGCGATCGCTTGTCCAATTCCTGAACTTGCTCCAGTAATTAGAGCATTCTTGCCTTTCAATCCTTTCATTGCACTTTTCCTTTTTGGTTTATAACTTCAAATCTGGAGGTAAAAGTACTTGATCAATTATATGAATAACACCGTTACTGGCTGGAATATCTGGCTGAATGACACGAGCATTATTAACTTGAACCTGGTTTGTTGCTTGCTCAACCTGAATGGTTAGTGGGTTAACACCAAGAGTTTTTATATCTCCAGACTGAAGTTGGTTAGCTCTTAGATTTCCAGGAACGACATGATAAGTCAATATTTGTCTGAGAACCTCACGGTTTTGTGGTTGGAGTAGTTTTTGCCGAGTTGCTTCTGGAAGAGCTGCGAATGCTTGATCTGATGGTGCAAATATCGTGAAGGGGCCAGTATCATCTAGCTTATCTTCTAAATCTGCTTCATCAATCAGTTTCTCAAGTGTGTTTAATGAGGGATGATCGTCGATCACATCTGGAATATCTTTATTCGCAGTTGTACCAGGGGTAGCAGGAGGTGTTGTTGGAGTCGGCGGTTGTGTGACATCAGTAGCAGGTGGAGTTGGTGTTGGAGAGACTTGGGCAGTTTCGTTAGGTGTACAGGCTGCAAAGACTGGTAGTAGTATAATACCTGTCGCCAAGCTAGCAAACTTTCTAATCTTCATAGTCATTACTTTGATACTAAATATTGAAATCACTATTTTTGATTTAATCGATTCACTTTGAGTAGTTTATTTCATATTTGTTGAGTCATTCATCTGTCTGATGGAAAATTAAATTTCTGCCTATGAGGTTAAATTTGTAGGAATTTGCTCCGGAACAACCCATAAATAAAGAGTTCTACCACGTATCCTTACTACCTGTTGTGGTTTCCAGTTGCCCATATCAAAGCTATGAGAAACAATACGAGTGCCTGGTTTTAGTTCTTTTAATAGTTTTGGTCGCAATCTTAAATTGACATTTGGTAATAAATAGAGTGTTACTACAGTGGCATCACCTAAATCAGTTTGAAACAAGTCTTGTTGTTTAAACTCGACGCGATCGCTCACTCCTATTTTTTGAGCATTAG
It contains:
- a CDS encoding FAD-dependent monooxygenase, which encodes MSLDVLIVGAGPTGLLLAAQLARHGIKPRLIDKQPQPSTTSKALAVFARTLEIFDKLGIVEEAIDCGCKIYGANIHDDGKRFAHISIDKIDSFFPFVLSLPQSETERILAQLVESLDVHIERPVSFTTLEQDREGVTATLCHPDGQEESCRAAWLIGCDGAHSSVRKPAGLGYQGIDIQATFVLADLKSDWQLSPDNIQVFFSSSGVLAAFPLPGENNWRIIANVPPDIELPENPELQIFQQLTSDRCGLQATLGDPTWTSKFSIRQRIVDKCRAGRVFVAGDALASHSPVGGQGMNTGLQDAYNLAWKLALVIKNQAPIHLLDSYQAEREPVSKFLLLSTEWATRAIVQSNPTIKFLRRHLASFATSFAPVQQRITNTLSELNVNYRNSPIVQDGYPLSWLSRSPKAGDRAPDVLVQTDKGQQRLYHVLADTQHHLLLFGGKLPSYTSVAQMAQEIESKFPYVITVHIVLIGTEIPKDLQWQGSILLDPQGECHRSYGASSASLYLIRPDGYIGYRCQGADVNKLMAYLQKVYLFQSTVKSY
- a CDS encoding CAP domain-containing protein, whose protein sequence is MTTFRKYWIARVAGIAITLLTTGCEQALEYLPPLPRVEIPTQQPAKPSIPVQTAKTAEIEAGVRQSINQVREQNGLKPLQNNERLADVARNYSRQMAEKNFFSHTGADGSTVETRVRAGGISYWVVGENLFKGRNISQPVEISVDGWLKSPGHRANIMRPYFTETGVGVWRDGNTYYITQLFLRR
- a CDS encoding bacteriorhodopsin; the protein is MELQDIFHWIYVALMAIGALHFWSLSRNPRGVPQYEYLVAILIPIWSGLAYMAMALGQGKVEAAGQVAHYARYVDWIVTTPLLLLALSWTAMQYIRKDWTLIGFLMSTQVVVITSGLIADLSERNWVRYLWYICGVFAFLIVLWGIWVPLRAKTKTQGLELSNLYNKLVTYFTVFWIGYPIVWIIGPSGFGWVNQTIDTFLFCVLPFFSKVGFSFLDLHGLRNLQDSTHRTTGDRFADNTLYFLGAIADLGKPQRKHSQHRVRY
- a CDS encoding AI-2E family transporter — encoded protein: MNETNEPNINKFWEQLSNAKLVRYVLLFALGWAIVQVLAYFEQVLVIFIFAAIIAFLLNYPVKWIERFLPHAIAVIIVFLLSLLILAGLIATLGFSILSQAQQLVDQAPQFIEVVISQLEQLQNLLSKWNFQVDFNAFEEEIRNQALAMIGTGFTTVQVLLTNFVDLIIIAVVAFFMLLDGKRIWKLILKIFPVHSREKITVAIQRNFLGFFWGRLLLSIFFGVSTFIIFIILQLPYALILAAIAGVFDLIPGIGATIGITLVCLIILPQGIWLSLQVLVGCILLQQVEENLLMPRIMQGSINMNPVFMFFALLVGARVAGLVGVFLSIPIAGVLISLFDVEEIQGQH
- a CDS encoding YihY/virulence factor BrkB family protein, giving the protein MSILRKVWRLLKEIASEWQFNEVSLLASSLAYFTVFSLAPLMVIIIMIVGTIYGESAAKEQLISQLSGLVGEEGAELIATAIANFRADATGGTFRLLFNLGFLIFGATGVFTQIQDALDRIWEVKADPKRHLLHFIRKRLLSFAMVLVIALLLLLSFIGNTILIALVNFLNELVPGFGYLWQIISFLVSFGTTTLIFVLMYTILPDVEIAWRDTVVGAAITALLFLAGQFFFRLFLSQTNFGSAYGVAGSFVIIITWIFYAAHILFLGAEFTKVYAKQRGSPIVPSDYAVHISHEQQRSQKSSQRNRHHR
- a CDS encoding mechanosensitive ion channel domain-containing protein encodes the protein MVVTRLTRKQRRFTALMVVVVFTNILLLPLGRGLTQEVPPIPVTPQLPETETLSPDGLFFADIVVRGQPIFQVGSVGDVSAIQRAQIINRRIAGILAQPQIGRDVIVVPDPSRGIATLQVSNRVLMTVTQQDAQDFNLPVEALAQQWASQLNQAFKQPPLAIDVGQRLFVTVRQFQRDSIDNLPSFLGALLAVIATWIIAISVRRLTLFGSRQWEVDHNSKILVSRLVYGIIWVIGTIVALGVLGLDFTTLLGTLGLTSVAIGFSLRDILSNYFSGIILLASRPFRLGDQIVIKEIEGTVTQIQLRATTIKTYDGRVVYIPNQEVFSAIITNNTSSTIRRNSIMVGIGYSADITTAKQIINDAVLQVRGVEAEPKPEVLIRELAASTVNIEVRCWVNSRRLPFLETTSLIAQAIKEALQQAKIEMPTEIYTIKFRNQLPRNNHHQVNSEFSK
- a CDS encoding SDR family oxidoreductase, with amino-acid sequence MKGLKGKNALITGASSGIGQAIAIRLAQEGCNIAINYRKSPAGAEETEDMAMQKACGDIENCGVKSLLVQGDVSNEEDIISMVNTVIEKFGSLDILVNNAGIQIESPSHEIPTSEFDQVLAVNLRGSYLCARETIKHLLAQNRSGVIINVSSVHEIIPRPMYVTYSISKGGMENLTKTLALEYANRGIRVNAIAPGATITPINEAWTDDPEKKAVVESHIPMGRAGTSEEMAAAVAFLASDEAAYITGQTLFIDGGLTLYADFREAWSA
- a CDS encoding fasciclin domain-containing protein, whose translation is MTMKIRKFASLATGIILLPVFAACTPNETAQVSPTPTPPATDVTQPPTPTTPPATPGTTANKDIPDVIDDHPSLNTLEKLIDEADLEDKLDDTGPFTIFAPSDQAFAALPEATRQKLLQPQNREVLRQILTYHVVPGNLRANQLQSGDIKTLGVNPLTIQVEQATNQVQVNNARVIQPDIPASNGVIHIIDQVLLPPDLKL